The following are encoded in a window of Platichthys flesus chromosome 11, fPlaFle2.1, whole genome shotgun sequence genomic DNA:
- the nt5c3a gene encoding cytosolic 5'-nucleotidase 3 isoform X3, protein MPQFEKSTVHMRDPERVEQIICGLIKGGASKLQIITDFDMTLSKFAVNGKRCPTCHNIIDNCKLVTEDCRQKLLQLKNKYYPIEIDPQLTMEEKYPFMVEWYFKSHTLLVEQRIERDKLAEVVGESEAALREGFEQFFDRLQQHSVPVFIFSAGLGDVLEEIIRQAGVYHPNVKVVSNFMDFDDNGVLKGFKGELIHVYNKHDGALRNTEYFKQMKEYCNIILMGDSLGDLSMADGAPNVENMLKIGFLNDKVEELLDKYMDSYDIVLVKDETLEVPNAILQKVL, encoded by the exons atgccTCAGTTTGAGAAGTCGACGGTCCACATGAGGGATCCCGAGCGGGTGGAGCAGATCATCTGTGGTCTCATCAAGGGAGGAGCTTCCAAACTACAG ATCATCACAGACTTCGACATGACGTTAAGCAAGTTCGCCGTCAACGGGAAACGCTGCCCCACGTGTCACA ACATCATCGATAACTGCAAGTTGGTGACAGAGGACTGCCgacagaagctgctgcagctgaagaacaAATATTATCCCATCGAGATCGACCCTCAACTCACCATGGAGGAGAAATACCCATTCATGGTGGAGTG gtatTTCAAGTCCCACACGCTTCTGGTGGAGCAGCggatagagagagacaaactGGCCGAGGTGGTGGGCGAGTCAGAAGCTGCACTCAG AGAAGGCTTTGAGCAGTTCTTCGaccggctgcagcagcacagtgtccccgtcttcatcttctccgCCGGCCTCGGGGACGTCCTGGAGGAAATCATCCGCCAGGCCGGAGTCTACCACCCCAACGTCAAGGTCGTCTCCAACTTCATGGACTTCGATGATAAC GGCGTCCTGAAGGGCTTCAAGGGAGAGCTGATCCACGTGTACAACAAACACGACGGCGCCCTGCGGAACACAGAGTACTTCAAGCAGATGAAGGAATACTGCAACATCATCTTAATGGGCGACTCGCTGGGGGACCTCAGCATGGCCGACGGCGCGCCCAACGTGGAGAACATGCTCAAGATCGGCTTCCTCAACGACAAG GTCGAGGAGCTATTGGACAAATATATGGACTCTTATGACATTGTACTGGTGAAGGACGAAACTCTGGAAGTGCCCAACGCCATCCTCCAGAAGGTTCTATAA
- the nt5c3a gene encoding cytosolic 5'-nucleotidase 3 isoform X2 — MKLHEAPCRMPQFEKSTVHMRDPERVEQIICGLIKGGASKLQIITDFDMTLSKFAVNGKRCPTCHNIIDNCKLVTEDCRQKLLQLKNKYYPIEIDPQLTMEEKYPFMVEWYFKSHTLLVEQRIERDKLAEVVGESEAALREGFEQFFDRLQQHSVPVFIFSAGLGDVLEEIIRQAGVYHPNVKVVSNFMDFDDNGVLKGFKGELIHVYNKHDGALRNTEYFKQMKEYCNIILMGDSLGDLSMADGAPNVENMLKIGFLNDKVEELLDKYMDSYDIVLVKDETLEVPNAILQKVL, encoded by the exons ATGAAGTTACATGAAGCTCCCTGCAGG atgccTCAGTTTGAGAAGTCGACGGTCCACATGAGGGATCCCGAGCGGGTGGAGCAGATCATCTGTGGTCTCATCAAGGGAGGAGCTTCCAAACTACAG ATCATCACAGACTTCGACATGACGTTAAGCAAGTTCGCCGTCAACGGGAAACGCTGCCCCACGTGTCACA ACATCATCGATAACTGCAAGTTGGTGACAGAGGACTGCCgacagaagctgctgcagctgaagaacaAATATTATCCCATCGAGATCGACCCTCAACTCACCATGGAGGAGAAATACCCATTCATGGTGGAGTG gtatTTCAAGTCCCACACGCTTCTGGTGGAGCAGCggatagagagagacaaactGGCCGAGGTGGTGGGCGAGTCAGAAGCTGCACTCAG AGAAGGCTTTGAGCAGTTCTTCGaccggctgcagcagcacagtgtccccgtcttcatcttctccgCCGGCCTCGGGGACGTCCTGGAGGAAATCATCCGCCAGGCCGGAGTCTACCACCCCAACGTCAAGGTCGTCTCCAACTTCATGGACTTCGATGATAAC GGCGTCCTGAAGGGCTTCAAGGGAGAGCTGATCCACGTGTACAACAAACACGACGGCGCCCTGCGGAACACAGAGTACTTCAAGCAGATGAAGGAATACTGCAACATCATCTTAATGGGCGACTCGCTGGGGGACCTCAGCATGGCCGACGGCGCGCCCAACGTGGAGAACATGCTCAAGATCGGCTTCCTCAACGACAAG GTCGAGGAGCTATTGGACAAATATATGGACTCTTATGACATTGTACTGGTGAAGGACGAAACTCTGGAAGTGCCCAACGCCATCCTCCAGAAGGTTCTATAA
- the LOC133964311 gene encoding uncharacterized protein LOC133964311, producing the protein MRNLISVAVILHVAFTAAGLQLNGKEVEFGDIIAYKPQFGWDTTDYQHYASFVGDGYPGGNTFERTDEDPYCVFSPIHMSRSPYVFNYLDGYVDKKGKVYTKGTETEMRARINKTRANCGLYDFFCNNWEHLATYVRYGEKISIQFNMTGGRLLCKLRPECEHMWNYVEKTNKSQYNAASSVNPVGLTSLCLIALFLCDMSF; encoded by the exons ATGAGGAACCTGATCTCTGTGGCTGTGATCCTTCATGTGGCGTTCACAGCAGCAGGCCTACAACTCAACGGAAAAGAA GTGGAGTTTGGAGACATAATTGCTTATAAACCTCAGTTTGGATGGGATACTACTGATTATCAGCATTATGCTTCTTTTGTGGGGGACGGATATCCTGGAGGAAACACATTTGAACGCACAG ACGAAGACCCATACTGCGTTTTCTCGCCAATCCATATGTCAAGAAGTCCCTATGTTTTTAATTACCTCGACGGATATGTGGATAAAAAGGGAAAGGTGTACACCAAAGGCACTGAGACTGAAATGAGGGCCCGCATCAACAAGACACGTGCCAACTGTGGATTGTATGATTTTTTCTGCAACAACTGGGAACACCTTGCTACCTATGTGCGTTACGGAGAGAAGATATCAATACAG ttcAACATGACTGGTGGACGGCTCCTCTGCAAACTACGCCCAGAGTGTGAACACATGTGGAATTACGTGGAGAAAACGAATAAGTCACAATATAACGCTGCCTCCTCAGTCAACCCAGTCGGATTGACTTCTTTATGTCTTATTGCTCTTTTCTTATGTGATATGAGTTTTTGa
- the nt5c3a gene encoding cytosolic 5'-nucleotidase 3 isoform X1 has translation MDRTAVMKVGAAASASVCALLGGVVLTQYIVAKKKRAGKKTRIIEMMPQFEKSTVHMRDPERVEQIICGLIKGGASKLQIITDFDMTLSKFAVNGKRCPTCHNIIDNCKLVTEDCRQKLLQLKNKYYPIEIDPQLTMEEKYPFMVEWYFKSHTLLVEQRIERDKLAEVVGESEAALREGFEQFFDRLQQHSVPVFIFSAGLGDVLEEIIRQAGVYHPNVKVVSNFMDFDDNGVLKGFKGELIHVYNKHDGALRNTEYFKQMKEYCNIILMGDSLGDLSMADGAPNVENMLKIGFLNDKVEELLDKYMDSYDIVLVKDETLEVPNAILQKVL, from the exons ATGGACAGAACGGCCGTTATGAAGGTCGGAGCCGCGGCCAGCGCCAGCGTGTGCGCCCTACTGGGCGGAGTGGTGCTGACCCAGTATATCGTGGCCAAGAAGAAGCGAGCGGGCAAGAAGACCCGGATCATCGAGATG atgccTCAGTTTGAGAAGTCGACGGTCCACATGAGGGATCCCGAGCGGGTGGAGCAGATCATCTGTGGTCTCATCAAGGGAGGAGCTTCCAAACTACAG ATCATCACAGACTTCGACATGACGTTAAGCAAGTTCGCCGTCAACGGGAAACGCTGCCCCACGTGTCACA ACATCATCGATAACTGCAAGTTGGTGACAGAGGACTGCCgacagaagctgctgcagctgaagaacaAATATTATCCCATCGAGATCGACCCTCAACTCACCATGGAGGAGAAATACCCATTCATGGTGGAGTG gtatTTCAAGTCCCACACGCTTCTGGTGGAGCAGCggatagagagagacaaactGGCCGAGGTGGTGGGCGAGTCAGAAGCTGCACTCAG AGAAGGCTTTGAGCAGTTCTTCGaccggctgcagcagcacagtgtccccgtcttcatcttctccgCCGGCCTCGGGGACGTCCTGGAGGAAATCATCCGCCAGGCCGGAGTCTACCACCCCAACGTCAAGGTCGTCTCCAACTTCATGGACTTCGATGATAAC GGCGTCCTGAAGGGCTTCAAGGGAGAGCTGATCCACGTGTACAACAAACACGACGGCGCCCTGCGGAACACAGAGTACTTCAAGCAGATGAAGGAATACTGCAACATCATCTTAATGGGCGACTCGCTGGGGGACCTCAGCATGGCCGACGGCGCGCCCAACGTGGAGAACATGCTCAAGATCGGCTTCCTCAACGACAAG GTCGAGGAGCTATTGGACAAATATATGGACTCTTATGACATTGTACTGGTGAAGGACGAAACTCTGGAAGTGCCCAACGCCATCCTCCAGAAGGTTCTATAA
- the LOC133964399 gene encoding uncharacterized protein LOC133964399, which produces MTFYSVPHLLLISSSSLLHLFLDTSVSCSAANMRNLISVAVILHVAFTAAGLQLGGKEVEFGDMIAYKPEFGWDTTDYQHYATFVGDGYPGGNTFERQDVEPSCVFSPINMSRNPHVFNFLDGYVDKKGKVYTKGNETEMKARIEETRADCGLYDAVCNNCEHLATYVRYGEKISIQFNMTGGRLLCKLRPECEHMWNYVEKTNESQYNAASSVNPVGLTSVLLLFSYVI; this is translated from the exons ATGACTTTTTACTCTgtccctcatctcctcctcatctcttcctcatctcttcttcatctcttcctcgATACATCAGTG TCCTGCTCTGCTGCCAACATGAGGAACCTGATCTCTGTGGCTGTGATCCTTCATGTAGCGTTCACAGCAGCAGGCCTACAACTCGGCGGAAAAGAA GTGGAGTTTGGAGACATGATTGCTTATAAACCTGAGTTTGGATGGGATACTACTGATTATCAGCATTATGCTACTTTTGTGGGGGACGGATATCCTGGAGGAAACACATTTGAACGCCAAG ACGTAGAGCCATCCTGCGTTTTCTCGCCAATCAATATGTCTAGAAATCCTCATGTTTTCAATTTCCTCGACGGATATGTGGATAAAAAGGGAAAGGTGTACACCAAAGGCAATGAAACTGAAATGAAGGCCCGCATCGAAGAGACACGTGCCGACTGTGGATTGTATGATGCTGTCTGCAACAATTGTGAACACCTTGCTACCTATGTGCGTTACGGAGAGAAGATATCAATACAG ttcAACATGACTGGTGGACGGCTCCTCTGCAAACTACGCCCAGAGTGTGAACACATGTGGAATTACGTGGAGAAAACGAATGAGTCACAATATAACGCCGCCTCCTCAGTCAACCCAGTCGGATTGACTTCTGTCTTATTGCTCTTTTCTTATGTGATATGA